The genomic region TTTAAAGCACCGTATGAAATCGACATTACGCCAAAAAGCCAGTAAATTCAAGAATAAGCTGTTGGGCAGAAAAATCACCCCTGCTATTGGCGATATACAGTTCGGCGATTTTGATACCCTTACTCCGTTCAGCAATTCGTTTGCCTATGATCGGGGAGGGCCGGTAGACCGCTACTACATCGAAAACTTCCTGCAAAAAGAGGCCACGCATATTACCGGGCGCGTGCTGGAAATTGGCGACAACGAGTACACCATGCGCTTCGGTAAAGGCCAGGTCACGCAAAGTGATATTCTGCACGTAGATGCTTCCAACCCATTGGCTACGTTTGTAGGCGACTTGTGCGATGCGCCGCAACTACCCGATGCGGCGTTTGACTGCATTATTCTGACGCAGACCTTGCAGCTTATTTACGACTGCCGCGCCGCCCTGGCTACGTGCGAGCGAATCCTGAAACCCAACGGCGTGCTCCTGCTAACGGTGCCGGGCATCACGCCCCTGGCCGATATTACCTGGAATGAGTTCTGGTACTGGTCTTTCACTAACAAAGCCGTCCGGCAACTGCTGCAAGACACGTTTCCGACGGCCGAAAAAGAAGTTACCTCGTTTGGTAACGTCATGTCGGCGGGGGCTTTCCTGTATGGGGTAGGGCTGCCGGAACTGCCTAAGGACAAGCTGGATTACCACGACCCCAGCTATCAGTTGATTACGGCGGCTAGGGTAGTGAAGCAGTAGGCACATGGCACCATGGCACCGCTACAATCCGTTCCGCTGGCTTCGTAAGCAAGCCGTCATTCTGATGTACCACCGGATAGCTACCCCTACCCTAGACCCGTGGCAACTCGCTGTATCACCTGCTGCTTTTGAGCAGCACCTGCGCGTGCTACGGGCTCACGCGCACGTAGTGCCCCTCGCGGAGCTAGTCGATAGAATCAACGGAAATAAGCTGGACAAAAACTACGTAGCCATTACGTTTGATGATGGCTACATCGACAATTACGAAACAGCACTACCCTTACTGGAGCACTACGCACTGCCTGCTACCTTTTTTATCACCCACAAAAATATCGACACGTTTGCTGAATTCTGGTGGGACGAGCTGGCTGGTCTTCTTCTAGAAAGCCCTACCCTACCAAACAAGATTACGTTGCCTGGTGCAGAAACTACTTTTCACTTCGATCTAGGAAACGATACTTTGCTCACGGCGGAAAAACGTGCGCAGTACCGCACGTACCTTGCCTGTGCGCCAGTTGATGCGCGCACGCAGCTTTATTTGAAGCTGTGGGAATACCTTAGTCCACTGCCCGACGCGCAGCAACAGGCTACTTTGGCTGCCATCAGGCAATGGGCGGGGGTAGGGCCGTTGCGTAGAGCAGCCTATCGAAGCGTAACGGCACGTGAACTGCAGCATCTCAGCGTCAATCCGCTGGTCACGATTGGAGCGCACACGTCATCACACCCGGCCCTGACGTGTCACTCGGCGCAATACCAAGAGCACGAGATAAGCAGCAACAAGCAGTTTCTGGAGCAGCTACTGCAGCAACCGATACAGTTATTCGCCTACCCTTCGGGCAACTTCAACGCGACGACCACCGCACTTGTCCAGCAACTAGGCTTCTCGGCAGCTTTTACTACGCGAGCCGAAAGCATCACCCCGCAGACAGCCTTGGGCACGTTGGGGCGCTTTCAGGTGAATGAGCAGACCGGTGAGGAATTTCGCCAGGCACTGGTGCATTGGTTCGACTCCTGAGCAGGGTAGGAAAGCTGGCCTACCCTTCGTCTTCGTCCGGCAAAATCTGCACGTCTTGCACCAGCACCATACGCTCTATTTCGCGGCCGCGGGTGGTGTTGGCCAGCCCGCCCAGGGCCGTTTCTTTGTAGCGAGTTTCCATGCTTTGCCCTACCTCGCCCAGCGCCGCTACGCACTGATCCACGGGAATAACGGGGTCAACGCCCGCAATGGCAATCTGGGC from Hymenobacter aerilatus harbors:
- a CDS encoding polysaccharide deacetylase family protein, with amino-acid sequence MAPWHRYNPFRWLRKQAVILMYHRIATPTLDPWQLAVSPAAFEQHLRVLRAHAHVVPLAELVDRINGNKLDKNYVAITFDDGYIDNYETALPLLEHYALPATFFITHKNIDTFAEFWWDELAGLLLESPTLPNKITLPGAETTFHFDLGNDTLLTAEKRAQYRTYLACAPVDARTQLYLKLWEYLSPLPDAQQQATLAAIRQWAGVGPLRRAAYRSVTARELQHLSVNPLVTIGAHTSSHPALTCHSAQYQEHEISSNKQFLEQLLQQPIQLFAYPSGNFNATTTALVQQLGFSAAFTTRAESITPQTALGTLGRFQVNEQTGEEFRQALVHWFDS